The Saccharothrix violaceirubra genome segment GGCCTGCTGCCCACCTACGACAGCATCGGCGTGGCGGCACCGATCCTGTTGCTGTGCTTGAGGTTGGTGCAGGGCTTCTTCCTCGGCGGCGAGCAGGGTGGCGCGGCCCTCATGGTCGTCGAACACGCCCCGCCCAACCGCACGGGCTGGTACGGCGGGTGGACGTTCCTCGGTTCGCCGCTGGGACTCCTGCTCGCCAACGCGGCGGTCGCGGGCGCGGTCGTGGTGTCCGGCGACGCGTTCGGGGACTGGGGGTGGCGCCTGCCCTTCCTGTTCAGCCTGGTGCTCGTCGGCGTCGGCCTGTACGTGCGGCTGGGTGTCGCGGAAAGCCCGCAGTTCCGCCGGATGCGCGCCGAGCGCGGGACCGAACGGCTGCCCGTCGTGGTGGTGTTGCGCGATTCCTGGCGGCGCGTGCTGCTCGGCGCCGGGGTGAACGCGGGCTTCAACGCGTTCATCTTCGTGGTCGCGACGTTCGTGATCTCCTACGGCACCAAGCAGTTGGCGCTGCCCCGCTCGGTCATGCTCGACGCGAGTCTGCTCGGGGCGTTCGCGCAGGTGCTCGCGATCCTGGGGTTCGCCCGGCTGTCCGACCGGGTCGGCCGGCTGCCGGTGATGCTCGGCGGCGCGGTGTTCCTGGCGCTGTACGCGTTCCCGCTGTTCTGGCTGCTGGAGACGCGCGTGACCGGGTTGGTGGTCCTCGCCGTCGTGATCGGGTTCGCGGGCGCGGCGGCGGTGTTCGGGCCGATGCCCGCCTACTACTCCGAACTGTTCGGCACGGGCGTGCGGTACACGGGCGTCTCGTTGAGCTACCAGCTCGGCGCGGTGCTCGGCGGCGGGTTGTCGCCCGCCGCCGCGCAGTGGCTGCTCGCCGCGGGCGGGTCCTGGTCGGTGTCGCTGTACCTGGTGGTCGGTGCCGCGGTGAGCACCGCGTGCCTGCTGGTGGTGGGGGAGACGCGGCGGTCAGCGTGACAGGACCGCGTCGAGCACCCGCGTGACGGTCGTGGCCGGGTCGTCCGGCACCGCCCTGGTGCGCCAGGCGACCACGCCGTCCGGGCGGATCAGCGACGCGCCGTCCGGGCCGGTGCCCAGGCGCCGGGCGAGCAGGCCCTCCGGGTCGTCCAGCTCCGGCACGCGGACGGGTGCGTCGCGCCACGCCGCGTGGTCGGCGGTGAGCAACGTCCACTCGCCCGTGAAGTCCACAGTGGACACCTGCCGCCCGGCGTGTCCGACGACCACGTGCGGGACGCGGAAACCCGGTCGCCCGGTGGCCGTTCGCGGGTCCTCGAGTTCGTCGTCGTCCTCGACGAGCACCGCGCCCGAACGGCACCGCTGACCCATGATCAACGTGTCGTGGTCGATCGCCGCGGGCACGTCCGGGCCGGCCAGGTGCGGCGCGAACCGCTCGACGTAGTTGTGGAACGACCCGTCGACGATCCGCCGCGCGTACGGGCGGCGTTCGGCCTCGTAGCTGTCCAACAGCCCGGGGCCGGCCTCGCCGCGCAGGACGGCCGCGAGCTTCCACGCCACGTCGTACCCGTCGCCGATCGCGGTGTTGCCGCCGAGGCCGCCGGTCGGCGGCGTGACCTTGGCCGCGTCGCCGACGAGGAACACCCGGCCGACCCGGAACGCGTCCGCGACCCACGCCGACATCTCCCACGACGTGATCGCGGTGATCTCCGGTCGCAGGTCGGGCCGGTCGGTCGCGACCCGCAGCAGGTCGACGCAGCGCTCGGGCGGGAAGTCGGCGGGCGTCTGCCCGGATCCGGGGTCGTACTCGACGGTGAACAGGTTGTGCGGCCAGGAGTGCGCCGTGGCGAACGCGCCGGTGAAGGCGGGGTTGCGCAGGTAGTAGAGCGTGAACCGGCCCCCTCCGACGTCCGCGCCGACGTCGCCGCGGAAGATCACGCCGATGTGCGTTGCCAGGTGGCCGGGGCCCTGTCGGCCGACGCCGAGCAGCGTGCGGACCAGGCTGCGCCCGCCGTCCGCGCCCACGGCGTAGTCGGCGGTGACCGTGTACTCCTCGCCGGTCCCGCGGTCGAGCAGGAGCGCGGTGACGCCGTCCGCGTCCTGGCGCAACGACCGCAGTTCGGTGTGGAAGCGGACTTCCGCCCCGAGTTCCCGCGCGCGGTCCACCAGCACGGGTTCGACGTGGTCCTGGCTCGCCATGGCGTACGGTTCGGGGCCGAGTCCGCCGTCGATCTCGTCCTCCTCGTGCACGATCGTCCGGAAGACCGGCCCGCCGAGGCTCTCCGCGATCCTGATGACCATGCCGCCGGTCGCGCCGCCGGCCCGGACCTCGTCCGCGACGCCCCCGACGCGCAGCAGTTCCATGGTCCGATAGGTCTGCCCGGTGGCGCGCGGGTGCGGCATCGTGCCCCGGTGCTTCGAGATGCCGAGCACGTGGATGCCAAGGCGGGCAAGGAAAAGCGTCGTGCTCGCGCCGCCGAGGCCGGAGCCGACGACCAGTACCTGGACCTTCATGTCCCCTCTCATGTCGGAAATCTTAGAGACTAAGAGACTTGCTCGACAAGAGGTATGGCGCTCCGGTTGCCGGGGCCCGGGGTCGGCGGTTCGATGCCGTGCGTGCAGCCCATACCGGAACGCCGTGCCCCGCGCGGGCACGCCCGCGTGGTTCCCACGACGTGGACGTACTGTCGCAGGTCGTCACGCAGCGCTAATTTCTTCGCCATGAGTCGGCTCGCGGCACCACGGCACGAAGCACACGTGCCCGCCCCGGGCATGGCCTGTCGCCTCGGCTGATCCACCCGTTCCCGCACGTCGTCCACCTTCGTCGTGCACGCGCATCGCCACAGCCAGACAGGAGCCCCCTGACATGTCCTGGTCGTTCGAAACCAAGCAGGTCCACTCCGGAGCGTCACCGGACCCGGTGACCGGCGCCCGCGCCACCCCGATCTACCAGACCACGTCCTTCGTCTTCCGCGACACCGCGCACGGCGCGGCGCTGTTCAGCCTCGCGGAGCCGGGCAACATCTACACCCGGATCGGCAACCCGACGCAGGACGTGCTCGAGCAGCGGGTGGCGGCGCTGGAGGGCGGTGTCGCGGCGGTCGCGTTCGCGTCCGGTCAGGCGGCCGAGACCGCGACCATCCTCAACCTCGCCCGCTCCGGCGACCACGTGGTGTCGAGCGCCTCGCTGTACGGGGGCACGTACAACCTCTTCCGCTACACGCTGCCCAAGCTGGGCATCGAGGTCTCGTTCGTGGAGGACCCGGACGACTTCGACGCCTGGCGTGCCGCCGTCCGCCCGAACACCAAGCTGTTCTTCGCCGAGACGCTGGGCAACCCGCGCGGCAACGTCCTCGACATCGAGGCCGTCGCGGAGATCGCGCACACGGCCGGGGTGCCGCTGGTCATCGACAACACGGTGACCACGCCGTACCTGCTCCGGCCGCTGGAGCACGGTGCGGACATCGTGGTGCACTCGGCCACCAAGTACCTGGGCGGACACGGCACCGCCATCGCCGGCATCGTCGTCGACGGCGGCAAGTTCGAGTTCTCGGACCCGGAGAAGTTCCCGGACTTCAACGAGCCCGACCCCAGTTACGGCGGGCTGCAGTACTGGCCCGCCCTCGGTCACGGTGCCTTCGCCGCCAAACTGCGGGTGCAGGGCCTGCGGGACACCGGCGCGGCGATCGCACCGCTGACCAGTTTCCTGATCCTGCAAGGGATCGAGACGCTCTCGCTGCGCATCGAGAAGCACGTCGCGAACGCGCGTGCCATCGCCGCGTGGCTTGAGCAGCGTGATGAGGTCGAGAAGGTGCACTACGCGGGGTTGCCGTCCTCGCGTTGGCACTCGCTCGCCTCGAAGTACCTGCCGCACGGCGAGGGCGCGATCGTGTCGTTCGAGCTGCGCGGCGGGGTGGATGCCGGACGGGCGTTCGTGGACGGCGTCGAACTGTTCAGCCTCCTGGTGAACATCGGCGACGTGCGCAGCCTCATCGTGCACCCGGCGTCGACGACCCACGCTCAGCTCTCGGCAGGGGAGCAGCTGATCGCGGGCGTCACGCCGGGTCTCGTGCGGCTGTCCATCGGCATCGAAGGGGTCGAGGACCTCAAGGCCGACCTGGAGGCCGGTTTCCGGGCAGCCAAGTCGGTGCTGTGAGCGTCGTTGTCGGGCGGACCCCTCTCGCCGGGTGGCGGGAGGGCGACCCGGAAGGCCGTCGGCAGTGGGTCTCGGGCTCACTGCCGGGCCTTCCCCTGCGCATCGCCTACGAGACGTGGGGCACCTTGAACGCGTCCCGGTCCAATGCCGTGCTCGTGCTGCACGCGTTGACCGGGGACAGCCACGTGGCGGGCGTCGTCGAGCCGGGCCACCCCACGCCGGGGTGGTGGGACGGCCTGATCGGGCCGGGTCGTGCCCTGGACCCTTCGCGGTGGTTCGTGGTCGCGCCCAACGTGCTGGGCGGGTGTCAGGGGACGACCGGGCCCGGGTCTTCGGCGCCCGACGGTCAGGTGTGGGGCTCTCGTTTTCCTCGGGTATCCGTGCGTGATCAGGTGGCGGCCGAGGTGCTGGTGGCCGATGCGCTCGGGATCTCTTCTTGGGCCGCTGTTCTCGGTGGGTCGATGGGTGGCATGCGTGCGTTGGAATGGGCCGTGTCCTATCCGGATCGGGTCCGTTCCCTGCTGGTGCTGGCCGCGCCCGCTGCTTCCTCGGCCGAGCAGATCGCTCTCGCGTCCGCGCAGTTGCACGCCATCCGCCTGGATCCTGTTGTCGGGTTGGGTATCGCCCGGCGGATCGCGCACATCTCGTACCGCAGCTATGCGGAACTGGACGCGCGCTTCGGGCGGGAGGTGCAGGCGGATGGCCGGTATTCCGTGGAGTCGTACCTGGACCACCACGCTTCGAAGTTGATCAACCGGTTCTCCCCGG includes the following:
- a CDS encoding MFS transporter, coding for MGSPGVRNGVRRVALAASAGNAVELYDFLLYGTASALVFDKLFFPSVDPLLGTFLALATFGAGFLARPLGGVVIGHFGDRVGRRSMLVLTLTVTGLCTAAIGLLPTYDSIGVAAPILLLCLRLVQGFFLGGEQGGAALMVVEHAPPNRTGWYGGWTFLGSPLGLLLANAAVAGAVVVSGDAFGDWGWRLPFLFSLVLVGVGLYVRLGVAESPQFRRMRAERGTERLPVVVVLRDSWRRVLLGAGVNAGFNAFIFVVATFVISYGTKQLALPRSVMLDASLLGAFAQVLAILGFARLSDRVGRLPVMLGGAVFLALYAFPLFWLLETRVTGLVVLAVVIGFAGAAAVFGPMPAYYSELFGTGVRYTGVSLSYQLGAVLGGGLSPAAAQWLLAAGGSWSVSLYLVVGAAVSTACLLVVGETRRSA
- the rdmE gene encoding aklavinone 12-hydroxylase RdmE, with the translated sequence MRGDMKVQVLVVGSGLGGASTTLFLARLGIHVLGISKHRGTMPHPRATGQTYRTMELLRVGGVADEVRAGGATGGMVIRIAESLGGPVFRTIVHEEDEIDGGLGPEPYAMASQDHVEPVLVDRARELGAEVRFHTELRSLRQDADGVTALLLDRGTGEEYTVTADYAVGADGGRSLVRTLLGVGRQGPGHLATHIGVIFRGDVGADVGGGRFTLYYLRNPAFTGAFATAHSWPHNLFTVEYDPGSGQTPADFPPERCVDLLRVATDRPDLRPEITAITSWEMSAWVADAFRVGRVFLVGDAAKVTPPTGGLGGNTAIGDGYDVAWKLAAVLRGEAGPGLLDSYEAERRPYARRIVDGSFHNYVERFAPHLAGPDVPAAIDHDTLIMGQRCRSGAVLVEDDDELEDPRTATGRPGFRVPHVVVGHAGRQVSTVDFTGEWTLLTADHAAWRDAPVRVPELDDPEGLLARRLGTGPDGASLIRPDGVVAWRTRAVPDDPATTVTRVLDAVLSR
- a CDS encoding bifunctional o-acetylhomoserine/o-acetylserine sulfhydrylase, which gives rise to MATARQEPPDMSWSFETKQVHSGASPDPVTGARATPIYQTTSFVFRDTAHGAALFSLAEPGNIYTRIGNPTQDVLEQRVAALEGGVAAVAFASGQAAETATILNLARSGDHVVSSASLYGGTYNLFRYTLPKLGIEVSFVEDPDDFDAWRAAVRPNTKLFFAETLGNPRGNVLDIEAVAEIAHTAGVPLVIDNTVTTPYLLRPLEHGADIVVHSATKYLGGHGTAIAGIVVDGGKFEFSDPEKFPDFNEPDPSYGGLQYWPALGHGAFAAKLRVQGLRDTGAAIAPLTSFLILQGIETLSLRIEKHVANARAIAAWLEQRDEVEKVHYAGLPSSRWHSLASKYLPHGEGAIVSFELRGGVDAGRAFVDGVELFSLLVNIGDVRSLIVHPASTTHAQLSAGEQLIAGVTPGLVRLSIGIEGVEDLKADLEAGFRAAKSVL
- the metX gene encoding homoserine O-acetyltransferase MetX; translated protein: MSVVVGRTPLAGWREGDPEGRRQWVSGSLPGLPLRIAYETWGTLNASRSNAVLVLHALTGDSHVAGVVEPGHPTPGWWDGLIGPGRALDPSRWFVVAPNVLGGCQGTTGPGSSAPDGQVWGSRFPRVSVRDQVAAEVLVADALGISSWAAVLGGSMGGMRALEWAVSYPDRVRSLLVLAAPAASSAEQIALASAQLHAIRLDPVVGLGIARRIAHISYRSYAELDARFGREVQADGRYSVESYLDHHASKLINRFSPESYVVLTEAMNGHDVGRDRGGVREALSRITARTIVAGIDSDRLYPLSQQEELADGIPSVDKVEVVTSPYGHDAFLLETDQVTPLVHTLLS